In a genomic window of Streptococcus oralis subsp. tigurinus:
- a CDS encoding LicD family protein, which produces MSERTLTLEEIKQVELDILKYLHELCEQHQIKYFIDFGTLLGAVRHKGFIPWDDDTDISLARDEFEKLYKVLQNENHPYYKLISFRETKGYPYSYMRVYDVRTRRDANLVDPTVVLGTCVDIFPYDGVVTQESDRKKMKLYKYFVRLSSLNFKGIKSENGGLKNLPRYMGSAIFRLTSPQLWNQKLESLALKYSVDQATDLTCTIYDPYYPNGIKKEWLYDLIDMPYENIVVKVPKKYHEILVYEFGENYMTPPPIEQQVPGGDKNYWID; this is translated from the coding sequence ATGTCTGAAAGAACTTTAACTCTTGAAGAAATCAAACAAGTAGAATTGGATATTTTAAAGTATCTACATGAGCTTTGTGAACAACATCAAATCAAATACTTTATTGATTTTGGAACCTTACTAGGAGCTGTACGCCATAAAGGATTCATCCCTTGGGATGATGATACAGATATTTCCTTAGCGCGTGATGAATTTGAAAAACTGTATAAGGTTTTACAAAATGAAAATCATCCCTACTATAAATTGATTTCATTCAGAGAAACAAAGGGATATCCATACAGTTATATGAGAGTCTATGATGTAAGGACACGTCGAGATGCTAACCTCGTAGACCCAACGGTCGTATTGGGAACTTGCGTTGACATTTTTCCATATGATGGTGTCGTAACACAGGAAAGTGACCGTAAGAAAATGAAACTCTACAAATATTTCGTTCGCCTTTCTTCTTTGAATTTTAAAGGGATCAAGTCTGAGAATGGTGGACTTAAAAACCTCCCTCGTTATATGGGATCAGCTATTTTCCGCTTAACTTCTCCACAGCTATGGAATCAAAAATTAGAGAGTCTTGCTTTGAAGTATAGTGTAGATCAAGCAACAGATCTTACTTGTACTATCTATGACCCTTATTATCCAAATGGTATAAAAAAAGAATGGCTCTATGATTTGATTGATATGCCTTATGAAAACATTGTGGTCAAGGTTCCTAAAAAATACCATGAAATACTTGTCTACGAATTTGGAGAAAACTATATGACTCCACCCCCTATTGAGCAGCAAGTCCCAGGAGGGGATAAAAACTACTGGATTGATTAG
- the mecA gene encoding adaptor protein MecA, with protein MKMKQISDTTLKITMTLDDLMDRGMEIADFLVPQEKTEEFFYAILDELEMPDNFLDSGMLSFRVTPKPDKVDVFVTKSKIDQNLDFEDLADLPDMEELAQMSPDEFLKTLEKSIAEKTKDDIEAIQSLEQVEAKEEEQEQADKETESKKEPYIYYILRFVNLADLVAFAKTVNYQMETSELYKMNGHYYLTILVDVENHPSPYPAWLLARMREFADDSDISRSVLQEYGQILINHDAVLGLQKIRS; from the coding sequence ATGAAGATGAAACAAATCAGTGATACAACACTAAAAATCACGATGACTTTAGATGATTTGATGGACCGAGGAATGGAGATTGCAGACTTTCTCGTTCCTCAGGAAAAAACCGAAGAGTTTTTCTATGCTATTTTAGATGAGTTAGAGATGCCAGACAATTTCTTGGATAGTGGCATGCTAAGTTTCCGTGTGACACCAAAACCTGATAAGGTGGACGTCTTTGTGACCAAGTCCAAGATTGACCAAAATCTGGATTTTGAAGATTTGGCGGATCTACCAGACATGGAAGAATTAGCCCAAATGTCGCCAGATGAATTTCTCAAAACCTTGGAAAAGAGTATTGCAGAGAAAACCAAGGACGATATTGAGGCCATCCAATCTCTAGAGCAGGTCGAAGCAAAGGAAGAAGAGCAAGAGCAGGCAGACAAGGAGACTGAGAGTAAGAAAGAACCTTATATCTACTATATCCTGCGTTTCGTAAATCTTGCTGACCTAGTTGCTTTTGCAAAGACGGTTAACTACCAGATGGAAACCTCTGAACTCTATAAGATGAATGGACACTATTATTTGACAATCTTAGTCGATGTGGAAAATCATCCAAGTCCATATCCAGCCTGGCTCTTGGCTCGTATGCGTGAATTTGCAGATGATAGTGACATCAGTCGTTCAGTTTTGCAGGAGTATGGGCAAATCTTGATTAATCACGATGCAGTTCTCGGTCTGCAAAAGATTCGTTCATAA
- a CDS encoding homoserine dehydrogenase, translated as MTVKIALLGFGTVASGVPFLLKENGEKIVQSAHSEIQVAKVLVKDEDEKNRLLAAGNDFNFVTNVDDILSDKDITIVVELMGRIEPAKTFITRALEAGKHVVTANKDLLAVHGAELLEIAKEHNVALYYEAAVAGGIPILRTLANSLASDKITRVLGVVNGTSNFMMTKMVEEGWSYDDALAEAQRLGFAESDPTNDVDGIDAAYKMVILSQFAFGMKVAFDDVAHKGIRNITPEDVAVAQDLGYVVKLVGSIEETPSGIAAEVTPTFLPKAHPLASVNGVMNAVFVESIGIGESMYYGPGAGQKPTATSVVADIVRIVRRLNDGTIGKDFNEYSRELVLANPEDVKANYYFSILAPDSKGQVLKLAEIFNAQDISFKQILQDGKEGDKARVVIITHKINKAQLENVSAELAKASEFDLFNTFKVLGE; from the coding sequence ATGACAGTTAAAATTGCTTTACTTGGATTTGGTACCGTTGCAAGTGGCGTGCCTTTCCTCCTAAAGGAAAATGGAGAAAAAATCGTTCAGTCAGCTCATTCAGAGATTCAAGTAGCCAAGGTATTGGTCAAGGATGAAGATGAAAAGAACCGCTTGCTTGCAGCAGGAAATGACTTTAACTTTGTAACCAATGTAGACGATATTTTATCAGACAAGGACATTACTATTGTAGTGGAATTGATGGGGCGTATCGAACCAGCTAAAACCTTTATCACTCGTGCCTTAGAAGCCGGGAAACACGTTGTTACTGCTAACAAGGACCTTTTGGCTGTTCATGGTGCAGAATTGTTAGAAATCGCTAAAGAGCATAATGTAGCACTTTACTATGAAGCAGCAGTAGCTGGTGGGATTCCAATTCTTCGTACTTTGGCAAACTCATTGGCTTCTGATAAAATCACGCGCGTTCTTGGTGTCGTTAACGGAACTTCTAACTTCATGATGACCAAGATGGTGGAAGAAGGCTGGTCTTATGATGATGCTTTGGCTGAAGCACAAAGGTTAGGTTTTGCAGAAAGCGATCCTACAAATGACGTGGATGGGATTGATGCAGCCTACAAGATGGTGATTTTGAGCCAGTTTGCTTTTGGTATGAAGGTTGCCTTTGACGATGTAGCCCACAAGGGAATCCGTAACATCACACCAGAAGACGTAGCTGTAGCCCAAGACCTTGGCTATGTAGTGAAATTGGTTGGTTCTATCGAGGAAACTCCTTCAGGTATTGCTGCAGAAGTGACTCCAACCTTCCTTCCTAAAGCACATCCACTTGCCAGTGTGAATGGGGTAATGAACGCAGTCTTTGTGGAGTCTATCGGCATCGGTGAATCGATGTACTACGGACCAGGTGCGGGTCAAAAACCAACTGCAACAAGTGTTGTAGCAGACATTGTCCGTATCGTTCGTCGCTTGAATGATGGTACTATTGGTAAAGACTTCAACGAATATAGCCGTGAATTGGTCTTGGCTAATCCAGAAGATGTCAAAGCTAATTACTACTTCTCAATCTTGGCTCCAGACTCAAAAGGTCAGGTCTTGAAATTGGCTGAAATCTTTAATGCTCAAGATATTTCCTTCAAGCAAATCCTCCAAGATGGCAAAGAGGGTGACAAGGCGCGTGTAGTGATTATCACTCATAAGATTAATAAAGCACAACTTGAGAATGTTTCAGCTGAGTTGGCCAAAGCTTCAGAATTTGACCTCTTTAATACCTTCAAGGTGTTAGGAGAATAG
- a CDS encoding oligosaccharide flippase family protein has protein sequence MKNIKVNALASLLVNILNIVFPLITNPYLTRILSKSNYGYFNTANTWASFVIPLAAFGIYNYGIRAISKVKDDKNKINYVFSKLFYISVFTSLLTTGIYFLIIFFDTSIENLKVLYYILGAQALFQFLNIEWMNEAYENYAFILYKTLIIRITMLVAIFAFVKTADDIVPYAIVMTATTVLNYLLSFLWIKREVSFVKIGFVELAKASKPLFTMLLLTNANMLYTLLDRMFITKGPDENYISYYTIAYSIVMLIASVLSGAINVSIPRLGYYLGKKDYKSYNYLVNQAASLFYFLMVPTSIGIMILGRYATVIYSSEKYLEAGIVTSVFAFRTIIWAIELILGKQIIFINDHENRLTAFYFLGGGANILLNSILYFNNIFAPEYYIATTIIAETIVVLLEIHFIKKHQLISLKEIFITLTRYSLISLGFIPIFYIFKMIFQINSYTVNFNMILMVLSTVATCGIYYLLTLFITKDKTLHYALNLLLAKLKRN, from the coding sequence ATGAAAAATATAAAAGTAAATGCCTTGGCCAGTTTGCTGGTCAATATTCTCAATATCGTTTTTCCACTGATAACCAATCCTTATCTGACGCGGATTCTCAGCAAATCCAATTACGGTTATTTCAATACAGCCAATACCTGGGCAAGTTTCGTTATTCCACTAGCTGCCTTTGGAATATACAACTACGGGATTCGAGCTATCAGTAAGGTCAAGGATGACAAGAATAAAATCAACTACGTCTTTTCTAAGTTGTTTTATATCTCGGTTTTTACCTCTCTCCTGACGACAGGTATCTACTTCCTCATTATCTTCTTTGACACCAGCATTGAGAATCTGAAGGTCCTCTACTACATCCTAGGGGCTCAAGCACTCTTCCAATTTCTCAATATCGAATGGATGAACGAAGCTTATGAAAACTATGCCTTCATCCTCTATAAAACATTAATTATTCGAATTACCATGCTGGTCGCTATCTTCGCCTTCGTTAAAACGGCAGATGATATCGTTCCTTATGCTATCGTTATGACAGCGACCACTGTCCTCAACTACCTGCTCAGTTTTCTTTGGATTAAGAGAGAAGTTTCTTTTGTTAAGATCGGTTTCGTCGAATTAGCTAAAGCTTCTAAACCACTCTTTACTATGCTTCTCTTAACGAACGCTAATATGCTTTATACCCTGCTAGATAGAATGTTTATCACTAAGGGACCGGATGAGAACTATATTTCCTACTATACAATTGCCTATAGTATCGTCATGCTGATTGCCAGTGTCTTGAGTGGAGCTATCAACGTCAGTATTCCACGCCTCGGCTACTATCTCGGGAAAAAGGATTACAAGTCCTATAATTATCTCGTGAATCAAGCGGCATCCCTATTCTATTTCCTTATGGTTCCAACTAGTATCGGGATTATGATATTGGGACGGTACGCAACTGTTATTTATTCTTCTGAAAAATATCTTGAAGCGGGTATCGTAACTAGCGTCTTCGCTTTTCGTACCATCATTTGGGCTATTGAGTTGATTCTTGGTAAACAGATTATCTTTATCAACGACCATGAAAATCGCTTAACTGCCTTCTACTTCCTTGGTGGTGGTGCCAATATACTATTAAATAGCATCTTGTATTTCAATAATATTTTTGCACCTGAGTATTACATCGCTACGACCATTATCGCAGAAACTATCGTTGTTTTACTTGAAATTCATTTTATCAAGAAACACCAACTGATTAGTTTAAAAGAAATTTTTATAACCTTAACACGTTATAGCCTCATATCCCTTGGTTTTATCCCAATCTTCTATATTTTCAAGATGATTTTCCAAATCAATTCCTACACAGTAAACTTTAATATGATTCTCATGGTTCTTTCTACCGTGGCAACTTGTGGTATCTATTACCTCTTGACCCTCTTTATTACCAAAGACAAAACACTCCACTATGCACTGAACCTTTTACTTGCTAAATTAAAACGAAATTAA
- a CDS encoding MBL fold metallo-hydrolase, giving the protein MKNKWLLKSVRYSVLAFFLLLIQLSQGVDADTISAGSGNRIHFINTKAKSGSDAILLESNGHYALIDMGEDYDFPDGSDPRYPSRWGISMRNNQVLEDRLIRHLDQIGVKKLDFILGTHVHSDHIGGADEILNRYQVGKFYLKKYSDDRITSHWGLWDNLFNYDNALRAAQRRGVTLIQNISDEDSHLKLGDMDIQLYNYKNEYDADGNLKRVRDDNSNSIVSVVTVAGKRIYLGGDLDNAEGAEDKLGPVIGKVDMMKWNHHYDATISNTINFLENLSPKMVIQTTGGDINVASTREYLQKKNIQVLHAASQTQDATVFDISDKGFANVSNTFPDIPVVDEKWYQEDGYWKYRLTDGEMAIGWREIGGATYFFNGKGQMQAGRWLHLNDDWGENAKGNDYYLNQNGKMQTGGWFKLDDSWYYIQSNGARRFSELSEIGGKKYLFAADGKMLTGHQVYNGKKMFFSESGALQAAGKPSTWQKINSDWYFYDEDGLKTVGKKNINGSTYYFNQEGVMQTGWAFVDGHWNYFASSGAMKTGWVKDQETWYYLDKDGIMLTGSQDINGVRYYLNASGAMQTGWAFVDGHWNYFASSGAMKTGWVKDQETWYYLDKDGIMLTGSQDINGVRYYLNASGAMQTGWAFVDGHWNYFASSGVMKTGWLKDGEAWYYLEGKEGIMLVGLHQVDGKQYYFSKSGAMQTGWKWSDNHYRYFESNGAMKTGWIKDKGVWYYLNPEDGIMLVGLHKVNGDHYYFDESGAMQTGWKQLDGNWYYFQANGSLLKNATTPDGYKVNEEGIWKQAVAAVNSEAVKPEQKQEANSSIVEQPKQDSNLEANASEKKENE; this is encoded by the coding sequence ATGAAAAATAAATGGTTATTAAAATCAGTTAGATATAGTGTTCTCGCATTCTTTCTATTACTGATTCAGTTATCGCAAGGAGTAGATGCAGATACTATCTCTGCAGGTTCGGGCAATCGTATCCATTTCATAAATACTAAAGCAAAATCTGGAAGTGATGCCATCCTTCTGGAAAGTAATGGTCATTATGCTTTGATTGATATGGGAGAAGACTATGATTTCCCTGATGGGAGTGACCCACGCTATCCAAGCCGCTGGGGAATTTCCATGAGAAATAATCAAGTATTGGAAGATCGCTTGATTCGCCACCTGGATCAAATAGGTGTAAAAAAATTAGATTTTATTCTAGGAACTCATGTCCATAGTGACCATATTGGTGGAGCGGATGAAATACTCAATCGATATCAAGTCGGTAAGTTTTATTTGAAAAAATATTCAGATGATCGGATCACCTCACACTGGGGACTTTGGGATAATCTTTTTAATTATGATAATGCTTTGAGAGCAGCTCAAAGACGCGGAGTTACTCTTATTCAGAATATTTCAGATGAGGATAGCCATCTAAAATTAGGTGATATGGATATCCAACTCTATAACTATAAGAATGAATATGATGCTGATGGGAATCTGAAAAGAGTTCGAGATGATAACTCCAACTCCATTGTTTCAGTGGTGACTGTGGCAGGAAAGAGAATCTATCTTGGTGGAGATTTGGATAATGCTGAGGGAGCAGAAGATAAGTTAGGTCCAGTTATCGGCAAGGTTGATATGATGAAATGGAACCACCATTATGATGCGACAATTTCAAATACGATTAATTTCCTTGAAAACTTATCACCAAAAATGGTTATTCAGACAACTGGTGGAGATATTAATGTTGCTTCAACCAGAGAATACCTTCAGAAGAAAAATATTCAGGTTCTGCATGCCGCTAGCCAAACTCAAGACGCTACCGTTTTTGATATTAGCGATAAAGGATTTGCTAATGTTTCAAATACCTTCCCTGATATCCCTGTAGTTGACGAAAAATGGTATCAAGAAGATGGTTATTGGAAATATCGTTTGACTGACGGAGAAATGGCTATCGGCTGGAGAGAGATTGGCGGAGCCACTTACTTCTTTAACGGAAAGGGACAAATGCAAGCAGGTCGCTGGCTTCATCTTAACGACGACTGGGGAGAAAATGCCAAAGGGAATGATTACTATCTGAACCAAAATGGTAAAATGCAAACTGGTGGTTGGTTCAAACTAGATGACTCTTGGTATTATATCCAATCAAATGGTGCTAGACGATTTAGCGAGCTCTCTGAAATTGGAGGGAAAAAGTATCTCTTTGCGGCAGATGGGAAGATGCTAACAGGACATCAAGTCTATAATGGCAAGAAGATGTTCTTTAGCGAAAGTGGTGCACTCCAAGCAGCAGGTAAGCCTTCAACTTGGCAAAAGATTAATTCAGATTGGTATTTCTATGATGAGGATGGGCTAAAGACTGTCGGTAAAAAGAATATTAATGGAAGCACGTACTACTTTAATCAAGAAGGTGTCATGCAAACAGGCTGGGCCTTTGTTGATGGTCACTGGAACTATTTTGCAAGTTCTGGAGCTATGAAAACCGGCTGGGTCAAGGATCAGGAAACATGGTATTATTTGGATAAAGATGGCATCATGTTAACTGGAAGCCAAGATATTAATGGTGTCCGTTACTATTTGAATGCCAGTGGTGCCATGCAAACAGGCTGGGCCTTTGTTGATGGTCACTGGAACTATTTTGCAAGTTCTGGAGCTATGAAAACTGGTTGGGTCAAGGATCAGGAAACATGGTATTATTTGGATAAAGATGGCATCATGTTAACTGGAAGCCAAGATATCAATGGTGTCCGTTACTATTTGAATGCCAGTGGTGCCATGCAAACAGGCTGGGCCTTTGTTGATGGTCACTGGAACTATTTTGCAAGTTCTGGAGTTATGAAAACTGGTTGGTTGAAAGATGGTGAAGCTTGGTACTATCTTGAAGGAAAAGAAGGCATTATGCTGGTCGGCCTTCATCAAGTAGATGGTAAGCAATATTACTTTAGCAAATCTGGTGCCATGCAAACTGGCTGGAAATGGTCTGATAATCATTACCGTTACTTTGAATCAAATGGAGCCATGAAAACTGGTTGGATAAAAGACAAAGGCGTTTGGTATTATCTAAATCCTGAAGATGGTATCATGTTGGTTGGTCTTCATAAAGTAAATGGTGATCATTATTACTTTGATGAATCAGGAGCTATGCAAACGGGTTGGAAACAGCTTGATGGTAATTGGTACTATTTCCAAGCTAATGGTTCTTTGTTGAAGAACGCAACAACACCTGATGGTTACAAAGTAAACGAAGAAGGTATCTGGAAACAGGCTGTTGCTGCTGTAAATAGCGAGGCAGTCAAGCCAGAACAGAAACAAGAAGCTAATTCCTCTATTGTTGAACAACCTAAACAAGATTCAAATCTAGAAGCCAACGCTTCTGAAAAGAAAGAAAACGAATAA
- a CDS encoding glycosyltransferase family 2 protein, whose product MMGEKISVIVPVYNVEAYLERCVESILQQTYAHFELILINDGSTDSSGQICDRLASQYENIKVYHIENAGVSNARNMGIQLATGSWVTFIDSDDFVTQDYLATLASAVEGLNVGFVIAPLHHIKNGIVTDIPPHSGKTELWSTEETMKELLMTTRTSFFPVAKLFKRNLLADEKFNTNYHLAEDALFLTELLLKTRCSSVFIDKPVYYYDHREGSATTSVNQHVFDTIEVYQQIIAQVSQAFPNLKYELINRECWSYITVYDKIIFTSREEYQKEKAELRTWIVQHRREIWKDAYFTTFRKVAILSLVISPWLYKKIVGLKN is encoded by the coding sequence ATGATGGGAGAAAAAATAAGCGTTATCGTTCCGGTCTACAATGTAGAAGCCTATCTGGAGCGATGTGTGGAGTCGATTCTTCAACAGACTTATGCCCATTTTGAGTTAATCTTAATCAACGATGGTTCTACTGATTCCAGTGGACAGATCTGTGATCGCTTAGCATCTCAGTATGAGAATATCAAGGTTTATCATATCGAAAATGCTGGTGTTTCAAATGCTAGAAATATGGGAATTCAGCTAGCGACGGGTTCTTGGGTTACCTTTATTGATAGCGATGATTTCGTTACCCAGGATTACCTAGCTACTTTAGCAAGTGCAGTTGAAGGGTTGAATGTAGGCTTTGTAATTGCTCCTCTGCACCATATCAAAAACGGCATTGTAACTGATATACCTCCACATTCTGGAAAAACAGAACTCTGGTCAACAGAAGAAACCATGAAGGAACTATTGATGACTACCAGAACGTCATTTTTTCCAGTCGCAAAACTGTTTAAGAGAAACCTGCTTGCGGATGAAAAGTTTAATACAAATTATCATCTAGCTGAAGATGCCCTATTTTTAACTGAATTGCTACTAAAGACAAGATGCAGTAGCGTATTTATTGACAAACCTGTTTATTATTATGATCATCGTGAGGGAAGTGCAACAACATCTGTTAATCAGCATGTGTTTGATACGATAGAAGTTTATCAGCAAATAATCGCTCAAGTTTCGCAAGCCTTTCCTAATTTAAAATACGAATTAATAAACAGAGAATGTTGGTCGTACATCACAGTTTACGATAAAATTATCTTTACTTCACGTGAAGAGTATCAAAAGGAGAAAGCCGAGCTGAGGACTTGGATTGTTCAGCATCGACGCGAAATATGGAAGGATGCTTATTTCACTACTTTTCGCAAGGTAGCGATCCTTTCACTTGTCATTTCTCCATGGCTATATAAGAAAATTGTTGGATTAAAAAACTAA
- a CDS encoding LicD family protein, whose amino-acid sequence MNFSKMDEYFEKSKLWIAYLFVFISILSMSSLVYKIANPLYKGLSAIVVLYICYTLLFKWKEITVDRKFLSLFGLLAGSHLLSAIFNRSGHLIGNVIEILFMVTYVLLFTMLQSGQLKKLFDWIAYTVQIVSFSSAIFAFGLLVSRVLILFKIGEQSYYYGVMNGRLWGIVNPNASAIFSYISIILAMYLIHKGSKYSVYLKLNNVIQLVYFATMQSRGALLSLLLMIGLYSFFATRGSIVKRFLTFIVVGLLITATNIGLSYVTSIYISSETTTVLDLNKGQSYAETDSSVAKKNGELHLIETTPSGRTYIWKNAIKMGSTKPIFGYGVRNVPDYYTEYFSKFEIQNSLIGGNFHNIFVTIFVSSGVLGLAFFFLILGYVIKRFLTYLIVSKKNTDKLIMILFFGILLGQLFESQIMYSTNFINIIFWLAIGYGLVVCKQDEGIRYQEVTDVSEIQQMELGIMEYIHEVCQKIGVKYFLTYGSLIGAVRHQGFIPWDDDMDICMLREDYEKLQDYLIANPDERYEVMSYKNNLNYVYPFMKVQDNHTYLLEEDVRIDSNMGIYVDIFPVDGYEDDVEFKNKMTKLIKKRQLSCYTFKGITNTKSVLNSLLRYVSVIIFYFTNTNKYVAQIEELAKSRKVSDYEQVDYLIYKDMNKPVWRREWLEQATTGTFEGKEFTIPKNYHEILTSDYGDYMQLPPVEQRVSHHDFKLWKIIKRSK is encoded by the coding sequence ATGAATTTTTCAAAAATGGATGAATACTTTGAAAAATCAAAACTATGGATTGCGTATCTATTTGTTTTCATTTCGATTTTAAGTATGAGTTCACTGGTTTATAAGATAGCAAATCCCCTCTATAAGGGATTGTCAGCGATTGTAGTGCTTTATATTTGCTATACTTTATTGTTTAAGTGGAAAGAAATCACAGTAGATCGTAAATTTCTATCCTTATTTGGACTATTAGCTGGAAGCCATCTGCTATCTGCTATTTTCAATCGCTCGGGACATTTGATTGGAAATGTGATTGAAATTCTCTTCATGGTAACCTATGTTTTACTATTTACCATGTTGCAATCAGGGCAACTTAAAAAATTATTTGACTGGATTGCCTATACGGTTCAAATTGTATCTTTTTCTTCAGCAATTTTTGCGTTTGGTTTATTGGTAAGTAGAGTTCTTATCCTATTTAAGATTGGCGAACAATCTTATTACTATGGTGTCATGAATGGACGTCTGTGGGGAATTGTTAATCCTAATGCTAGTGCGATATTTTCATACATTAGCATTATTTTGGCTATGTATTTGATCCATAAAGGAAGTAAGTATTCTGTTTATCTTAAACTGAACAATGTGATTCAATTAGTTTACTTCGCTACGATGCAAAGTCGAGGAGCCTTACTTTCTTTACTTCTCATGATTGGACTCTATAGTTTCTTTGCTACTAGAGGAAGTATCGTTAAACGATTCCTCACTTTTATAGTTGTTGGTTTGCTGATTACTGCAACTAATATTGGATTAAGCTATGTAACTTCAATCTATATTTCATCTGAAACTACGACTGTCTTAGATTTAAACAAAGGACAATCCTATGCTGAAACAGATTCGTCTGTCGCTAAGAAGAATGGTGAGCTCCATCTGATTGAAACAACACCAAGTGGTAGAACCTATATCTGGAAAAATGCCATCAAGATGGGAAGTACGAAACCAATTTTTGGTTATGGTGTACGAAATGTTCCAGATTACTATACAGAATATTTCAGTAAATTTGAGATTCAAAACTCCCTTATCGGTGGGAATTTCCATAACATTTTTGTGACCATATTTGTCAGTTCGGGAGTTCTAGGCTTAGCATTCTTCTTTCTTATATTGGGATATGTAATCAAGCGCTTTTTAACTTATTTGATTGTTTCCAAGAAAAATACTGATAAATTGATCATGATCCTTTTCTTCGGTATCTTGCTTGGTCAATTATTTGAAAGTCAGATTATGTATTCAACCAACTTTATTAATATCATCTTCTGGCTAGCGATTGGCTATGGACTTGTAGTCTGCAAACAGGATGAAGGAATTCGGTATCAAGAAGTAACAGATGTCAGTGAAATTCAACAGATGGAACTTGGAATCATGGAGTATATTCATGAAGTTTGTCAGAAAATTGGGGTTAAGTATTTCTTAACATATGGAAGTCTAATTGGTGCTGTTCGCCATCAAGGATTTATCCCTTGGGATGATGACATGGATATCTGCATGTTACGAGAAGATTATGAAAAGTTACAAGACTACCTTATCGCTAACCCTGATGAACGTTACGAGGTCATGTCTTATAAAAATAATCTCAACTATGTCTATCCCTTCATGAAAGTGCAGGATAACCATACCTACTTGTTGGAAGAAGATGTTCGCATCGATTCAAATATGGGGATATATGTAGATATTTTCCCTGTAGATGGCTACGAGGATGACGTAGAATTTAAAAACAAGATGACGAAACTGATAAAGAAACGTCAATTGAGTTGCTACACCTTTAAAGGCATTACTAATACGAAAAGTGTACTGAATTCACTGCTACGCTATGTGTCAGTTATTATTTTCTATTTCACCAATACGAACAAATACGTTGCCCAGATTGAAGAGCTTGCAAAATCCCGTAAAGTCTCAGATTATGAGCAAGTGGATTATCTTATCTACAAAGATATGAACAAACCAGTGTGGAGACGTGAATGGCTGGAACAAGCTACTACTGGAACATTTGAAGGTAAGGAATTTACCATTCCGAAAAATTATCATGAAATTTTGACCTCAGACTACGGAGACTATATGCAATTGCCACCGGTTGAACAAAGAGTATCTCATCATGATTTTAAATTGTGGAAGATTATTAAAAGGTCTAAATGA
- a CDS encoding LicD family protein has translation MSDLKAIQARSLEMAEYFVAFCKEHDLLCYLCGGGAIGALRHKGFIPWDDDLDFFMPRKDYEKLAELWPRYADERYFLSKSKKDFVDRNLFITIRDKETTCIKPYQKDLDLPHGLALDVLPLDYYPKNSAERKKQVRWALIYSLFCAQTIPEKHGAIMKWGSRILLGLTPKSLRYRIWKKAEKEMTKYGLAESDGITELCSGPGYMRNKYPIASFEDNLFLPFEGTEMPIPVGYDAYLRTAFGDYMTPPPADKQVPHHDAVIADMDKPYTEYKGEYGA, from the coding sequence ATGAGTGATTTGAAAGCGATTCAGGCTCGTAGTCTGGAAATGGCTGAATACTTCGTCGCATTTTGTAAAGAACATGATTTGTTATGCTATCTCTGTGGTGGAGGAGCCATTGGCGCCCTTCGTCATAAGGGCTTCATTCCTTGGGATGATGACTTAGATTTTTTCATGCCCCGCAAGGACTATGAAAAATTGGCAGAACTGTGGCCCCGTTATGCAGATGAGCGCTATTTCTTGTCAAAGAGCAAGAAGGATTTTGTAGACCGTAACCTTTTTATCACCATTCGTGACAAGGAAACCACTTGTATCAAGCCTTATCAGAAGGATTTGGATTTGCCACACGGTTTGGCTTTGGATGTTTTACCTTTGGATTATTATCCTAAAAATTCGGCTGAGCGTAAGAAACAGGTTCGTTGGGCTTTGATTTATTCACTCTTTTGCGCCCAAACTATCCCAGAAAAGCATGGTGCTATCATGAAATGGGGAAGTCGCATCTTACTCGGCCTAACTCCAAAATCTCTACGTTATCGCATTTGGAAAAAAGCTGAAAAAGAAATGACCAAGTATGGTCTGGCTGAGAGCGATGGAATCACGGAATTATGCTCAGGTCCCGGCTACATGAGAAACAAATACCCGATCGCATCTTTTGAAGATAATCTTTTCTTGCCATTTGAAGGAACAGAGATGCCCATTCCAGTCGGTTATGATGCCTATCTCAGAACTGCTTTTGGGGACTATATGACACCACCACCAGCGGACAAGCAAGTACCGCATCATGATGCTGTCATAGCTGATATGGATAAGCCTTATACAGAATACAAGGGAGAATATGGAGCATGA